In Parasteatoda tepidariorum isolate YZ-2023 chromosome 8, CAS_Ptep_4.0, whole genome shotgun sequence, the DNA window tcctacaaaaaaaaaacacaacataacagttcagaattttcggtaaatgaTTCCTCTAAAAtgttaacgaaataaaatttaaagttttataagtacCCTACGGAATTTACTGCTTTCACTCTGGAACCGCCCACCGGAAAGGTAGATGAACTCATGGACAAACTCCTCGGCTAGGATCTCGAAATTTCTCCAGCTATTCTAATTTCAAGCGACTTAGGCATGTAGAAGGGGGACACCGGACGTCCAGCATAGATTCCTTCGGACTTGGCCCATCGTCTCAAAGATATCGGCTTTTGGCTAATCCCGGTAGTCCTTCCCGCTAGAGACTTCAGTTTAGCTTTCCCTAAGGTTACGATCCACCATCTCCGAGATACTGTCACGAACCACTCCTTCAGCGGACAAACTCCGTATCCCCAGGATACTGCTCTGATTAACTGCTTACTACTGGTACTGCAACTGCTACTAGCCACATTCATCGCTTCTCTTTTATCCTCCCGTCAACAAGGCGAAAGAATCTAGACTGACCTGTTTACCACGTCCAGAGTCATCCCGCATCCGGCGGACGtcagaaccaaaaaaaaaagatccctGAGAAAAACCGTCATGAATCCACTAATACCCTATACAAGTTATAATACCatcttcaataaatattaataaatttagttacataGATTTTACccaaaaaaatccctttttaaaagactaattcaaaatttctaaagaaaatatcattatgattgaatttaaactttaccGTAGTGGTGCCATCTACAGACAAATAATctatctttaaaagtattacaaaaaaaaaaaacttataataaatttcaatttattacaccacgaaagcaaatttctccctacaCTTGATcccggagttcccttgttttctggaatgggttcaaaatttcaaggctacggagttaaacattcgTAGTCGTAAACACGAAATTTAGTCGgttgttcaaagacggttataaaataaataaaatccccTCCTCTGCATTCGAGAGAAATTCCCAATATCCTCTccataatttttgcttttactgTAGCTTTACTGTGACTATTACTtcctaattttagaaataaatttaaataaataacgtaattttgcttaaaatcaaaattactttttcacttattttacgAAACCatgaaaggaatatttttaggaaatttttttattttttatttcggtaGTTAAAAGTCTTGACCtcgaaaatttattaactttttatatcttTGTTCCCACccgaatttaaatttaattacaagtgtaaaacttttcaagtttaatatgtttctaaatttgtttGCTGTACTCTTAactttgagaaagaaaaaaaattaaggggaTTTTAGTGTCTTACCCAAAAGTATCTGACATACCTTTACACCCCCTTGTAAGTAAATCAGAAATCACAAAACCCTTAACATATACGTGCTTTCGTATTCTTTGAATGGtcacatattaaatattaagttagcATTTGCACATAATGCTAGAGTTTTACATTCATAAACAGATAGTCCAGTAAAATTAgactttttcttcataaaaattaatactgacgatatttttacataaaaaaactttattatgtcCTCATAAATGATTAATGAAAACTCTCCATCTATCCTCCTCCctttttttcaaggaaatggGAGTGATTTAAGAGGGAGAATTGAATTGTTTCAAGAAACATGGCAAAATACCAAATGTAAGTGAAATCGGAAGACTAGTTTCTGAGAATTAGAACTCTAAATAAAGTTCAATTTCTCAGGGACTAATCAACCGATTTCCATCAAATATAATGCTTTgccatgcaaaaattttattcattagaatcataaaaaaattttcgactattattaaatggaatgataaaattcaaataaatatttactaaatgttattatttgcaTGGATAAACGAATCTTATAATTAGGCGCCTAAATtattcaattcgcttaaaaaattctcgagttAAAACgatgaaatacgtaaaaagcaAGAATAACATTAAGGAGTCTAAACATTGTGCTGCTGCCCCCTATATACCATTGTGCTGCTGCCCCCATACTCTGGGACATACCCAGAGTGCTGCTGcgccctatattttgggggtcagaaatccgaatcctccaggggggggggatatttgtttattcagaaaaaaatagatttttgtgtgtgatttcttagcttaaaatatcatctgctcaaattatttgcttatttgaggtcacccccattaaccattaaattattaagattgagttctagaaagTGGAGATCcattcattagatcaaaagttatacagAATAATCCGGGTTTTTTCCGAACTGTCTAAATCTTAACATattcaatgtaatttaaatgttatgatGTATACTccctttttgaatattttcattcgGAAAGAAACTTTTATAATGGTATCTCCTGTAGCAAACTCTTCAATAttcattgaacattttaaaagactttttgaagGTGAACAATCTCATGAACCTTGTCTAGCTAGGCTAGAAATGgggatttgaaagaagaagaaagaaagaaaaaaaatttttgacccTACAATAAACTAAaagcttcattttttataatttacactctcataaatattattctgatcTTGAGACATTCTTCGAACCTTTTCAAGTGCAATTTATATGTTCTGACTTATTTTTCATCAGGAAGAgactcatttattatttataatagcaACTTCTTTCATACTGAtcaaacatttcaatattttcttttatcaacaTAAATTCTgcaatttacatattaatttatttcggcACATTTTCAATCAGATAGAtactttcttattaatatttataacggAAAACTCTTTCATGCTGATAAGACATTTCAATTCTTAATCTTTAAATTCAGCAATTTACAAATTACAACACATTTTTTCGGCATATTTTCAATCGGAAagatactttttcattaatatttctaataacaacctatttgaagacatttttgatttttaaattctgcaatTTACATGGCAAAGCACATTCATTTCGACATATTTTTAGTGGCAAAGATAccttttcattaatattctaGTAACAACCTCTTCTCAGACATTTTGATTCTTGATCTTTAAATTCTGCAATTTACAAGTCATAACACGTTCATTTCTGCACATTTTTAAGCAGAAAGATATTcattaatattctaataacaACCTCTTCTCAGACATTTTAGTTCCTGATCTTTAAATTCTGCAATTTACATGTCATGACACGTTCATTTCTGCACATTTTTAATCAGAAAGATACCGTTTCATTAAGCTCCTGAGGACAAGTTTACaacttcattttcaaaagacACGTACTCATGTTTGTACACATGTTGCAtatagttgtcatttttttcatgtCATGTGATCCATAATATCTAGAGTTCTTTGTTAGTGTTGACGCGATAATAAGTAATCATAAAACCGGATGAAAGAgtattaaaatctcaaaatatatattttaaatatttcggttttataaagatattttgctGCACAATAtggattcattttataaataacaattgcATTTCTAACTAATTAACGATAATTTATACGGGAATTATTCTATTATGATTTAGGTGAAAGAGATTATTGAATGATCTCATCAGCTAAGAAGGGCTaatctacaattaaaatatgattctttTTAGGTTTAGTTTTTGGATCCTTTAATTCTACTAAGCGATTATTTTAGATATCACATATATATGGGAATATTCGAATATTAATAtctgatattttattgtatttgttttacGATTTCTTATTTCAAGGAACTAAGAGGAAATGTagatatgtatttattaaataattaaaaaagaaatcattgaaTTCGTAAATTTATATGCTTTATTATTAACTCATGTTTttatatggaatttttaaaaaattattttcagaaattccgtactaaaaattatgactatgaacataatttcattaaattaaattagaaattaattactaaattaataaattcgtATTTAAAACGAAACgaattgttcattttaaatacgaacagttgtttcgttttttttctctctaactTTCATTTCGGTCTGAacttgcatatttaaatttgctcTTTCTTTTGTGTTTTGTATTTGAGTAATTGGAAATGTATTTGcgtttttaatatagaaaaaataatctgatttaATCTGAATActcttgttattatttattttattatttacactcatttttaaaaaaatgctaattctaCTGAATGTGAAGGTTGacggaataaaatttcttatcagattaataaaattatactttacaaAAAGTTCGATGCTTTTTAGTTATATccaatgttcaatttttttttaaaaataattttaatgcaagtgTTAATATTGTAACAACACCTTTTCGTACTAcgattagaaaattaaattcttctatGTTATTTAGGCTTAGGTTGTcataattgcaatattttgattacattttttttttattaagaagaaCCAAGATCCACTAATTTAGGAAAGAATTGcataatgaaattgtttttggttttatattagattatattagattaaatgttttccccaggttgatttttttaatttcttttttattgataatatttattttccaactgGTTCACACATTATTTGTTTAGGAACAAATGAAAAACAGGTGGCGCCACTAcatattaatctttatttcgtttagttttgtttttctcttttaatcgAATTCTAAATTCTGCGGGgggtaaaaaaaagagtttaatcaAGGAAATAAGGATTATGTATGTGCCGcactatcaaaaataattcgaaGCACATTGTTAaagtaattagatattttttttgctctcatacttaaaacaaaagtttttcgaGTTCCTATATCTCGAATTGGTGGTTATAGAAGTAAAAGAAAGTGGTTTGTTCATGTTTTGGATTTGAagagaatttataattatgtctCCTTGTCCTATATATGCAACCTTTCgttcattttttgttaatgctaaaattattatatagtaaagttttttttccttcaatccaataaaaattttaaaattaagacgaTGTTGCGAAATTTTGaaggtgaaaaatataaaagcaaaaatatgtgAAGAAAAGTAtataagtaagtaaaatataaaaacaacaataaaaaaacaaaatgtgtaaaattattctttgttttattcttttaagaagTAAACAAATCGGCAGCGAATAATTATGTCTATAACCGCAGCGGGGGGCTGTATATGTACACATTTGGTCGGATGGTGTTGCcatttttctattctaaaaaaaaaaaagaaaatttgttcacATTTTGCATGCTTTAGTGTTAGAGtggaaattttacaaatatttctcaaatgtttattcagattaAAGTGAATTGCATATTTACTAATTCTATTCTTGAGCGAATAAAATGGTTTCAAAGATGCttccaaaaatacataaattgttaatattaaatatgcatatCACAATTATGCTCTCAGAAATCCCTAAAAATTCTGAATGCAGAATTGGAATCGATGCAAATCATAATGTTCGGACTTTCACTCTTATATGTTAAGATTGAAAGTCCGTAGATCATTCCTTTAAAAATGGTCTTTAAAGACAGTCATTTTATAAGACattctttcctttaaatatttatgttattattttaatgttttagattattttttatttcactttgagAGCTGAAAGTGAACCAGATAAGCCCTTTCCCTAATTCGTGACGTCAGATTGTTGCTTCTTAGGTCACGAAAGATATCCCTGCTTAAAGAacccttcaaaaatttatttatttaaaaagatgtttttattagatattttaaatattatagaaattctTTAGGGAAAAAAGGCATCATAATCAGCAATATgcgttgttgattttttaaatgacaccTCTATAAGACAATAGACATATCTTTTCAAACGTAAgtgtgatttataaaattatataaatatcacaaaatgtattatataattaagtatgtgagcataaatactttttattaatctgTCATTATgtgtaattcattatttttgtttttattttcgatgATATTTAAGCATATACTTGAATTGTTTATTGCATTGAATGTtcacatttgttttgaaaacatttccaTAAGTTTGCTTACAATTTCATAACTTCTCTGTCGTACCAATGATGTCTTTCCTACAAcaactaataataatacaaataatttaaaaagataataatacaaataataataataaaaataatgcatataatactaataaatagaTGCCTGAAACATCTCTTATATTTACGAATCAACGCTTTGACTTCAATAATCAGTATTAAAAGAgtgtttaatgataaaaaaagtatacaatgatcttcaaattaaaatagataaaattttaaataactaattaataaaatgatatttctcaacttaccaaataaaaattcaaaccatacttaattttttcaaaaataattcaggtcctaaagattaattttacaaGCTTAACTggttaattatttaatggaaaaaataaccATTTCAGAATAGATACTGTCGTGATCTGCACCCCCCTCCTCtctatctttatatatatatacataagNTATATATACAGTAGGAcagtatatataatttaaagtataaaatataatgcataagttttaagtgaaatataaaatttcgagATAGAATACTATATATTCAGAAGGCATGtccaaaataaatgatttaaaaaaacaattttgtattaataattcttatataaacataaaatattatgaatataaaatgcaaGTAACACATTTTAATGTCATTATTAATCACTGTTTGTATACAATAAAAATCACTGCTGTAGCAAAAAATGTTTCGTTGTCATAGTTGGCGACAACATAATGATCAAAATCATGTTTCCATAAACAAAGAAATGTCATCACTACATCTTGATTCAATTTTTCTCCAATTGTCACTTGGCAAACTATTCGGTAACGATTCAATcccatatttttcaattcctcACGAAGAGCAACAGAAATTCTTTGAGAATAATCCTTCATGTCGATTTCGGAATATGTTTTATTggcgagaaatttttttaaaatgctttttgctTTCACATTTATTTGTTGGCGATTTATAGTTACATCCGGCTTTAATTGATACGTACAACTGTCTTCACCTGGTTCAATTTGTTCTTCAACAGTTTCTGCATCCGGTAAATCTGGTATCAGTTCAGCTTCGGCTACAGCTGGTAATATTTGAGTGACATgaaatattcctttttcttCATCCAAAGTATCTGAACTTTTATCATCGCTTTCAAAAGCTTCCTCCATTGTTTAGTTAGTTTGATAAcaacaaaatgaaatgtttcGAATATCACCATGGAAACAGTTCACATAGAAGGCAATATTTGGTGCTGCTATCTATacctcaaaattaaaactataatctttaaaatcaaaattgagcTGCTGCCATctacataaaaaatgaagaactaATTTTTCATGCAGGAATGCTCTAAAATCCATTAGaccattaataataaaacattagtaATGCttgtatgaaatattaaagaatgcttgtatgaaatattaatgtatgaaagcttgtatgaaatattaaagaatgcTAAAATGCttgtatgaaatattaaagaatgcTGAAATGCTTGTATGAAATCagttatatcaataaaaaatgtttcagttaaatgtttcagttatatcaataaaaatgaaatgattaatagtttcaaatggatattgtaaattaacaatgaatattttgttttcgttttaaGGATAGAATTTGAAGATGAATAGAGCATGCCTCCCCCCGGATTTTGTGGACCAATTCTTACTGCCGTATCTAACAGAGCTACTTGATGCCGAACTTGAGGATGCAGCTGATATATATAAGTTCTCGGCAAGgtattttgaaatcaaagtacGGGAAAAGGAcggtaatatatttatttatttattcatttatttatttattattattattacggtactttttcattttgatgacGCAGGCGAATGTAAAGTCATCGGGAGCaagtaaactgtttttataatttttgttttattattattttttttagtcacGATTacttttcacaattaaaaataaatacaatagcTGAAAATACAATAGctgaaaatagcttttttaaaaagataaaatagctGAATTTACTAATTTGCTTGAACCAGCGAAAGGGaaaagtaatctttttttttttataaatgtttgattGGTGCTGTTGGAAAATAAGTTCATGACTTttattactcgaacaatttatTCAGCTTATGTTGCAGAGCCATGGCGGCTGAGGGAATAGAGCGTTAGCCTttcaataaggtgaaccgggttctaATACCAGAGATGGCTAgacgatacgaattccgcacccggctcgcaccgactacagtgctaacgtaaaataccttcagtggtagacggatcatgggctaagCTGGAATCTCGGCAAACCAAAACCATGACAAGCAAGAATCCTGATAAACCAATATTcaattttcctttcaatttgtcacattaatgaaaaatattcatatttcagTAACAAATAagtaacacttaaaaaattttaatatgttcattgaattttaatgtatttattgaattttcacgtacattaagttacatttttagtGGTTTAATCGGCTAGACCAGTTTTTGTTCTttgtttatgtaatatttaagttacGGGATCTAACTcttactttctaaaaatatgaataaaattttttttacagacttAAAATGTTCACccttaaaaaattagaactcaattttaaaatttgtttcccgaaatataatttcaaataagaaataactcCTAATaggtgatatttttattattttgtttaataatacaggaaaattatttaataatgcggtacaatttttcaaattgttacagtgcttttttaacaaaatgtttcattgcTTCAAAATATCTAGGAAATATTTCGTAGAGTAGGCACTCTTCGCAATCAAAATCCGTTATTAGTACAATTTGGATTGCACTTGAATTGTAAATTGTATGCAgagaaatcaattataaattaactataaatccaaatttaactaataatcacaaattaaaaaatacgtaattaatatcatttaagaataaaacaaagatagAAGAGCATAATTGTGTGTTCGCATTTCACAGGTATGATCAGACATAAGAAATCAGCAAAATTATTACACTCAAATTTAacgtaatttataattatttaagatgtctgaggtaaaaaaaagaaatgctcatATTATATACAATAGTTATTCATCTAAAGAgcaattatataaaacaattctaaattatgaatcatctaaaaaaacaattatatgatATAACTCTAAATTACTAATCATCGCATATAAGACggcaaatattacaaataaacattatttcaaaatttctcaataatggtaacttttcacttttttttaaaatcagggtGGGTCTTCAGATGTATAGTGAATTGCTACAAAACCCAACCTAGTAACGAGCAACTATAGTCCAATGACaagcaacaataaaaaaaattattgaaacattatttggtatcttttcagatttaaatgggctaattaaattactcttatttattaccttaatcAGACATGAATTTTTATCGTAGGACGTGCTCATTTGGCTAAAGAAAGATACGCTTCACAAAAAAAGACtgataaaaatatgatgaatagCAGAGTTCCAAAATTTAGCCACAATAATGAGATGAAATTCCTCCTAAAAGATCCGAAAACTCCTCATAGATTAAAAGATCTCCCACAGAAGAAAATTACAGTAAGCAGCACACCTAATCTTGAAAGGATAACAGTTTCTGAGCCTAAACAAAACAATGAATATCATAGTGCGCGAAGTTTGTTGCTGGAACAAAAAGAGTCGGAAACATTTGaaagtataaaagaa includes these proteins:
- the LOC107443603 gene encoding dynein light chain Tctex-type protein 2B-like, with protein sequence MEEAFESDDKSSDTLDEEKGIFHVTQILPAVAEAELIPDLPDAETVEEQIEPGEDSCTYQLKPDVTINRQQINVKAKSILKKFLANKTYSEIDMKDYSQRISVALREELKNMGLNRYRIVCQVTIGEKLNQDVVMTFLCLWKHDFDHYVVANYDNETFFATAVIFIVYKQ